CCCGCTGAAGGGCTGCAGCACGTAGCGCTCGGAGTAGAGCTTCGAAAGTCCGGATACGCCCTCGGGAAAGAGCCCGATCAGCTCCCCCTTGGCGAGCAGCCGGGCGGCGTTTTCGCGGCTCGCCACGACCCCTCCGGCCTTGCGGTAGAAGTCGGGGACCCAGGGCAGATTCTCGACGAAGCGATCGTAGAGGAAACGTGCCGCCCGCGGGTGGCTGGCCTCCTCGAGCGCGTACGCGATCATGGTGGCGTCGAAGGGCAACGCGCCGGAGTGGTTCGCCACCAGGATCACGGGACCGCTACGCGGAACGTTGCGTGCCCCGCGGGCCTCGACGCGCCAGTAGTTCTCGTAGAGCAGCCGGAAGAGGGGCAGCACGCGGGCGCGGAACTCGGGATCGAGCCCGAACTCGTCGGGGACAGGGCGGCGAGCGCCCGGCTTCGAGGTTCGGCGTCGAACCATGCGCGGCGACGCTTGCGCCGCGAGCTTCCGCTTCCCTTCGACCACCTCGAATCACCTCCGCTGCAGGCGGCTGGAAGTAGCAACGCGCCCCGAAAGTGACAAGACGCGCGACCCCGATCAGGCGAAGCGCCGCATTACGCGACGGAAGAAGCGCGGCGCCGCCGCCTTCAGGACGGCCCCGATTGCGTAGGTCGCCGGCACCGTGACCTCCGGGAGGTCGCGAGTCACCGCCCGTACCACGGCCGCGGCCACGCGCTCGGGCGGGATGGCACGCGCCCGTGCGCCGGGGGGAAACGCGACAAAGGATGCGTGGTCGAAAAACGGAGTGTCGATGATGCCGGGGTTGACCAACGTGACGCCGACACCCGTGCCGTCGAGCTCGAGGGCGAGGCTCTCGCTGAAACCGGCCAGGGCGAACTTCGAGGCGCAGTAGATCGTGTGGTTGCGGGAGCCGATCCTGCCGGCGATCGAGGCCACGTTCACCATGTAGCCGCGTCGGCGCGCGAGCATTCCGGGAAGCACCTCGCGCGTGAAATGCAGCGCCGCGTGCAGGTTGGTCTCGAAGACGGCCGCAACGTCCTCCGGACCGCTCTCGAGGAACCCGAGGTAACGTCCGACGCCGGCGTTGTTCACCAGGAGGTCGACCGGTCCGAGGCTGGTGCCGACGGCCTCGACCGTCGCCGCGATCTGCCCGGGATCGCGAACGTCACACGCGAAGGGCGCCGCACCGCCGCCGATCTCGGCCGCCAGCATCGCCAGCCGATCGGCGCGACGGGCGACGAGCGCGACCCGCGCCCCCGCCGCGGCGAGCGAGCGGGCGACGCTCGCGCCGATGCCGCTCGACGCTCCGGTGACGAGCGCGGTCGCGCCGGCGATCTCCACCAGCGGCATTCTGTCCCGGCGAAAGGCGATTTGCC
Above is a genomic segment from Deltaproteobacteria bacterium containing:
- a CDS encoding acyltransferase family protein, producing the protein MVRRRTSKPGARRPVPDEFGLDPEFRARVLPLFRLLYENYWRVEARGARNVPRSGPVILVANHSGALPFDATMIAYALEEASHPRAARFLYDRFVENLPWVPDFYRKAGGVVASRENAARLLAKGELIGLFPEGVSGLSKLYSERYVLQPFSGGCVRLALRFGAPIVPVAVVGAEEIYPLVGRLKAIGNLFGAPYLPVTPFFPFLGPLGLIPLPSKWRIRFGRPIVLDQVSPGRLDATAIRALAERVRRCVQGMVRGLLGERDSIF
- a CDS encoding SDR family NAD(P)-dependent oxidoreductase, whose product is MEIAGATALVTGASSGIGASVARSLAAAGARVALVARRADRLAMLAAEIGGGAAPFACDVRDPGQIAATVEAVGTSLGPVDLLVNNAGVGRYLGFLESGPEDVAAVFETNLHAALHFTREVLPGMLARRRGYMVNVASIAGRIGSRNHTIYCASKFALAGFSESLALELDGTGVGVTLVNPGIIDTPFFDHASFVAFPPGARARAIPPERVAAAVVRAVTRDLPEVTVPATYAIGAVLKAAAPRFFRRVMRRFA